Proteins from one Belonocnema kinseyi isolate 2016_QV_RU_SX_M_011 chromosome 8, B_treatae_v1, whole genome shotgun sequence genomic window:
- the LOC117178318 gene encoding cyclic AMP-responsive element-binding protein 1 isoform X2: MFISPRRRFPAMESMVEENGSAVDQLSQGSQSGDAAPTIATSVQSLIRNHQQQTHHLVASTSIVQLTLPSLGTTQIQSVIQPNQQSVIQTATNIQPVALSKGNVILVKPNSVIQTTGGLQTLQVVDAGSDDESYSDEESPKKRRDILTRRPSYRKILNDLGGGEIEGRLHTLESSSECDSNVDSEVSSHSLHYQTVIPAGTIQIATQGEGVPGLHTLTMSNSASAGGAIVQYAQGQDTQFFVPAYAGHGVVVEDAARKRELRLLKNREAARECRRKKKEYIKCLENRVAVLENRNQTLIDELKSLKELYQQKSD, from the exons atgtttatTTC GCCTCGAAGACGTTTCCCGGCTATGGAAAGCATGGTCGAAGAAAACGGATCAGCTGTAGATCAATTGTCACAGGGATCGCAAAGTGGCGATGCAGCTCCTACAATTGCTACATCGGTACAGTCTCTCATTAGAAATCATCAGCAGCAAACCCATCACCTGGTAGCCTCCACTAGCATTGTGCAACTGACACTCCCATCCTTAGGGACTACGCAG ATACAGTCTGTCATACAGCCCAACCAACAGTCTGTAATTCAGACAGCGACCAACATTCAACCTGTTGCCCTTTCCAAAGGAAACGTTATCCTTGTAAAACCCAACTCAGTCATTCAGACAACAGGAGGTTTACAAACTCTCCAg GTGGTGGACGCCGGGAGCGATGACGAAAGCTATTCCGACGAAGAATCTCCAAAAAAGAGGCGCGATATTCTCACAAGACGGCCGTCATACCGAAAAATTCTCAACGATTTGGGAGGTGGAGAAATAG AGGGTCGATTACACACCTTAGAATCCTCATCTGAGTGTGACTCTAATGTGGACAGTGAAGTGTCTTCACACTCGCTTCATTATCAGACAG TGATCCCTGCGGGCACTATTCAAATTGCAACTCAGGGAGAAGGCGTTCCAGGCCTGCATACGCTAACAATGAGCAATTCGGCGTCGGCAGGAGGGGCGATTGTACAGTACGCACAGGGGCAAGACACACAATTCTTCGTTCCAG CGTACGCAGGACACGGTGTCGTTGTAGAAGATGCAGCCAGAAAAAGAGAACTTAGGCTTCTCAAAAACAG AGAGGCAGCCCGGGAGTGTAGAAGAAAAAAGAAGGAGTACATAAAGTGTTTAGAAAATCGCGTGGCAGTGTTGGAGAACAGAAATCAGACTTTGATCGACGAGCTCAAATCGTTAAAGGAACTTTATCAGCAGAAAAGTGACTGA
- the LOC117178318 gene encoding cyclic AMP-responsive element-binding protein 1 isoform X1, with product MFSALFLPRRRFPAMESMVEENGSAVDQLSQGSQSGDAAPTIATSVQSLIRNHQQQTHHLVASTSIVQLTLPSLGTTQIQSVIQPNQQSVIQTATNIQPVALSKGNVILVKPNSVIQTTGGLQTLQVVDAGSDDESYSDEESPKKRRDILTRRPSYRKILNDLGGGEIEGRLHTLESSSECDSNVDSEVSSHSLHYQTVIPAGTIQIATQGEGVPGLHTLTMSNSASAGGAIVQYAQGQDTQFFVPAYAGHGVVVEDAARKRELRLLKNREAARECRRKKKEYIKCLENRVAVLENRNQTLIDELKSLKELYQQKSD from the exons ATGTTCAGCGCGCTGTTCTT GCCTCGAAGACGTTTCCCGGCTATGGAAAGCATGGTCGAAGAAAACGGATCAGCTGTAGATCAATTGTCACAGGGATCGCAAAGTGGCGATGCAGCTCCTACAATTGCTACATCGGTACAGTCTCTCATTAGAAATCATCAGCAGCAAACCCATCACCTGGTAGCCTCCACTAGCATTGTGCAACTGACACTCCCATCCTTAGGGACTACGCAG ATACAGTCTGTCATACAGCCCAACCAACAGTCTGTAATTCAGACAGCGACCAACATTCAACCTGTTGCCCTTTCCAAAGGAAACGTTATCCTTGTAAAACCCAACTCAGTCATTCAGACAACAGGAGGTTTACAAACTCTCCAg GTGGTGGACGCCGGGAGCGATGACGAAAGCTATTCCGACGAAGAATCTCCAAAAAAGAGGCGCGATATTCTCACAAGACGGCCGTCATACCGAAAAATTCTCAACGATTTGGGAGGTGGAGAAATAG AGGGTCGATTACACACCTTAGAATCCTCATCTGAGTGTGACTCTAATGTGGACAGTGAAGTGTCTTCACACTCGCTTCATTATCAGACAG TGATCCCTGCGGGCACTATTCAAATTGCAACTCAGGGAGAAGGCGTTCCAGGCCTGCATACGCTAACAATGAGCAATTCGGCGTCGGCAGGAGGGGCGATTGTACAGTACGCACAGGGGCAAGACACACAATTCTTCGTTCCAG CGTACGCAGGACACGGTGTCGTTGTAGAAGATGCAGCCAGAAAAAGAGAACTTAGGCTTCTCAAAAACAG AGAGGCAGCCCGGGAGTGTAGAAGAAAAAAGAAGGAGTACATAAAGTGTTTAGAAAATCGCGTGGCAGTGTTGGAGAACAGAAATCAGACTTTGATCGACGAGCTCAAATCGTTAAAGGAACTTTATCAGCAGAAAAGTGACTGA
- the LOC117178318 gene encoding cyclic AMP-responsive element-binding protein 1 isoform X5 — MFSALFLPRRRFPAMESMVEENGSAVDQLSQGSQSGDAAPTIATSVQSLIRNHQQQTHHLIQSVIQPNQQSVIQTATNIQPVALSKGNVILVKPNSVIQTTGGLQTLQVVDAGSDDESYSDEESPKKRRDILTRRPSYRKILNDLGGGEIEGRLHTLESSSECDSNVDSEVSSHSLHYQTVIPAGTIQIATQGEGVPGLHTLTMSNSASAGGAIVQYAQGQDTQFFVPAYAGHGVVVEDAARKRELRLLKNREAARECRRKKKEYIKCLENRVAVLENRNQTLIDELKSLKELYQQKSD; from the exons ATGTTCAGCGCGCTGTTCTT GCCTCGAAGACGTTTCCCGGCTATGGAAAGCATGGTCGAAGAAAACGGATCAGCTGTAGATCAATTGTCACAGGGATCGCAAAGTGGCGATGCAGCTCCTACAATTGCTACATCGGTACAGTCTCTCATTAGAAATCATCAGCAGCAAACCCATCACCTG ATACAGTCTGTCATACAGCCCAACCAACAGTCTGTAATTCAGACAGCGACCAACATTCAACCTGTTGCCCTTTCCAAAGGAAACGTTATCCTTGTAAAACCCAACTCAGTCATTCAGACAACAGGAGGTTTACAAACTCTCCAg GTGGTGGACGCCGGGAGCGATGACGAAAGCTATTCCGACGAAGAATCTCCAAAAAAGAGGCGCGATATTCTCACAAGACGGCCGTCATACCGAAAAATTCTCAACGATTTGGGAGGTGGAGAAATAG AGGGTCGATTACACACCTTAGAATCCTCATCTGAGTGTGACTCTAATGTGGACAGTGAAGTGTCTTCACACTCGCTTCATTATCAGACAG TGATCCCTGCGGGCACTATTCAAATTGCAACTCAGGGAGAAGGCGTTCCAGGCCTGCATACGCTAACAATGAGCAATTCGGCGTCGGCAGGAGGGGCGATTGTACAGTACGCACAGGGGCAAGACACACAATTCTTCGTTCCAG CGTACGCAGGACACGGTGTCGTTGTAGAAGATGCAGCCAGAAAAAGAGAACTTAGGCTTCTCAAAAACAG AGAGGCAGCCCGGGAGTGTAGAAGAAAAAAGAAGGAGTACATAAAGTGTTTAGAAAATCGCGTGGCAGTGTTGGAGAACAGAAATCAGACTTTGATCGACGAGCTCAAATCGTTAAAGGAACTTTATCAGCAGAAAAGTGACTGA
- the LOC117178318 gene encoding cyclic AMP-responsive element-binding protein 1 isoform X11, which produces MFSALFLPRRRFPAMESMVEENGSAVDQLSQGSQSGDAAPTIATSVQSLIRNHQQQTHHLIQSVIQPNQQSVIQTATNIQPVALSKGNVILVKPNSVIQTTGGLQTLQVVDAGSDDESYSDEESPKKRRDILTRRPSYRKILNDLGGGEIVIPAGTIQIATQGEGVPGLHTLTMSNSASAGGAIVQYAQGQDTQFFVPGHGVVVEDAARKRELRLLKNREAARECRRKKKEYIKCLENRVAVLENRNQTLIDELKSLKELYQQKSD; this is translated from the exons ATGTTCAGCGCGCTGTTCTT GCCTCGAAGACGTTTCCCGGCTATGGAAAGCATGGTCGAAGAAAACGGATCAGCTGTAGATCAATTGTCACAGGGATCGCAAAGTGGCGATGCAGCTCCTACAATTGCTACATCGGTACAGTCTCTCATTAGAAATCATCAGCAGCAAACCCATCACCTG ATACAGTCTGTCATACAGCCCAACCAACAGTCTGTAATTCAGACAGCGACCAACATTCAACCTGTTGCCCTTTCCAAAGGAAACGTTATCCTTGTAAAACCCAACTCAGTCATTCAGACAACAGGAGGTTTACAAACTCTCCAg GTGGTGGACGCCGGGAGCGATGACGAAAGCTATTCCGACGAAGAATCTCCAAAAAAGAGGCGCGATATTCTCACAAGACGGCCGTCATACCGAAAAATTCTCAACGATTTGGGAGGTGGAGAAATAG TGATCCCTGCGGGCACTATTCAAATTGCAACTCAGGGAGAAGGCGTTCCAGGCCTGCATACGCTAACAATGAGCAATTCGGCGTCGGCAGGAGGGGCGATTGTACAGTACGCACAGGGGCAAGACACACAATTCTTCGTTCCAG GACACGGTGTCGTTGTAGAAGATGCAGCCAGAAAAAGAGAACTTAGGCTTCTCAAAAACAG AGAGGCAGCCCGGGAGTGTAGAAGAAAAAAGAAGGAGTACATAAAGTGTTTAGAAAATCGCGTGGCAGTGTTGGAGAACAGAAATCAGACTTTGATCGACGAGCTCAAATCGTTAAAGGAACTTTATCAGCAGAAAAGTGACTGA
- the LOC117178318 gene encoding cyclic AMP-responsive element-binding protein 1 isoform X12 — protein sequence MFSALFLPRRRFPAMESMVEENGSAVDQLSQGSQSGDAAPTIATSIQSVIQPNQQSVIQTATNIQPVALSKGNVILVKPNSVIQTTGGLQTLQVVDAGSDDESYSDEESPKKRRDILTRRPSYRKILNDLGGGEIVIPAGTIQIATQGEGVPGLHTLTMSNSASAGGAIVQYAQGQDTQFFVPAYAGHGVVVEDAARKRELRLLKNREAARECRRKKKEYIKCLENRVAVLENRNQTLIDELKSLKELYQQKSD from the exons ATGTTCAGCGCGCTGTTCTT GCCTCGAAGACGTTTCCCGGCTATGGAAAGCATGGTCGAAGAAAACGGATCAGCTGTAGATCAATTGTCACAGGGATCGCAAAGTGGCGATGCAGCTCCTACAATTGCTACATCG ATACAGTCTGTCATACAGCCCAACCAACAGTCTGTAATTCAGACAGCGACCAACATTCAACCTGTTGCCCTTTCCAAAGGAAACGTTATCCTTGTAAAACCCAACTCAGTCATTCAGACAACAGGAGGTTTACAAACTCTCCAg GTGGTGGACGCCGGGAGCGATGACGAAAGCTATTCCGACGAAGAATCTCCAAAAAAGAGGCGCGATATTCTCACAAGACGGCCGTCATACCGAAAAATTCTCAACGATTTGGGAGGTGGAGAAATAG TGATCCCTGCGGGCACTATTCAAATTGCAACTCAGGGAGAAGGCGTTCCAGGCCTGCATACGCTAACAATGAGCAATTCGGCGTCGGCAGGAGGGGCGATTGTACAGTACGCACAGGGGCAAGACACACAATTCTTCGTTCCAG CGTACGCAGGACACGGTGTCGTTGTAGAAGATGCAGCCAGAAAAAGAGAACTTAGGCTTCTCAAAAACAG AGAGGCAGCCCGGGAGTGTAGAAGAAAAAAGAAGGAGTACATAAAGTGTTTAGAAAATCGCGTGGCAGTGTTGGAGAACAGAAATCAGACTTTGATCGACGAGCTCAAATCGTTAAAGGAACTTTATCAGCAGAAAAGTGACTGA
- the LOC117178318 gene encoding cyclic AMP-responsive element-binding protein 1 isoform X6: MFSALFLPRRRFPAMESMVEENGSAVDQLSQGSQSGDAAPTIATSVQSLIRNHQQQTHHLVASTSIVQLTLPSLGTTQIQSVIQPNQQSVIQTATNIQPVALSKGNVILVKPNSVIQTTGGLQTLQVVDAGSDDESYSDEESPKKRRDILTRRPSYRKILNDLGGGEIVIPAGTIQIATQGEGVPGLHTLTMSNSASAGGAIVQYAQGQDTQFFVPAYAGHGVVVEDAARKRELRLLKNREAARECRRKKKEYIKCLENRVAVLENRNQTLIDELKSLKELYQQKSD; this comes from the exons ATGTTCAGCGCGCTGTTCTT GCCTCGAAGACGTTTCCCGGCTATGGAAAGCATGGTCGAAGAAAACGGATCAGCTGTAGATCAATTGTCACAGGGATCGCAAAGTGGCGATGCAGCTCCTACAATTGCTACATCGGTACAGTCTCTCATTAGAAATCATCAGCAGCAAACCCATCACCTGGTAGCCTCCACTAGCATTGTGCAACTGACACTCCCATCCTTAGGGACTACGCAG ATACAGTCTGTCATACAGCCCAACCAACAGTCTGTAATTCAGACAGCGACCAACATTCAACCTGTTGCCCTTTCCAAAGGAAACGTTATCCTTGTAAAACCCAACTCAGTCATTCAGACAACAGGAGGTTTACAAACTCTCCAg GTGGTGGACGCCGGGAGCGATGACGAAAGCTATTCCGACGAAGAATCTCCAAAAAAGAGGCGCGATATTCTCACAAGACGGCCGTCATACCGAAAAATTCTCAACGATTTGGGAGGTGGAGAAATAG TGATCCCTGCGGGCACTATTCAAATTGCAACTCAGGGAGAAGGCGTTCCAGGCCTGCATACGCTAACAATGAGCAATTCGGCGTCGGCAGGAGGGGCGATTGTACAGTACGCACAGGGGCAAGACACACAATTCTTCGTTCCAG CGTACGCAGGACACGGTGTCGTTGTAGAAGATGCAGCCAGAAAAAGAGAACTTAGGCTTCTCAAAAACAG AGAGGCAGCCCGGGAGTGTAGAAGAAAAAAGAAGGAGTACATAAAGTGTTTAGAAAATCGCGTGGCAGTGTTGGAGAACAGAAATCAGACTTTGATCGACGAGCTCAAATCGTTAAAGGAACTTTATCAGCAGAAAAGTGACTGA
- the LOC117178318 gene encoding cyclic AMP-responsive element-binding protein 1 isoform X9 yields the protein MFSALFLPRRRFPAMESMVEENGSAVDQLSQGSQSGDAAPTIATSIQSVIQPNQQSVIQTATNIQPVALSKGNVILVKPNSVIQTTGGLQTLQVVDAGSDDESYSDEESPKKRRDILTRRPSYRKILNDLGGGEIEGRLHTLESSSECDSNVDSEVSSHSLHYQTVIPAGTIQIATQGEGVPGLHTLTMSNSASAGGAIVQYAQGQDTQFFVPGHGVVVEDAARKRELRLLKNREAARECRRKKKEYIKCLENRVAVLENRNQTLIDELKSLKELYQQKSD from the exons ATGTTCAGCGCGCTGTTCTT GCCTCGAAGACGTTTCCCGGCTATGGAAAGCATGGTCGAAGAAAACGGATCAGCTGTAGATCAATTGTCACAGGGATCGCAAAGTGGCGATGCAGCTCCTACAATTGCTACATCG ATACAGTCTGTCATACAGCCCAACCAACAGTCTGTAATTCAGACAGCGACCAACATTCAACCTGTTGCCCTTTCCAAAGGAAACGTTATCCTTGTAAAACCCAACTCAGTCATTCAGACAACAGGAGGTTTACAAACTCTCCAg GTGGTGGACGCCGGGAGCGATGACGAAAGCTATTCCGACGAAGAATCTCCAAAAAAGAGGCGCGATATTCTCACAAGACGGCCGTCATACCGAAAAATTCTCAACGATTTGGGAGGTGGAGAAATAG AGGGTCGATTACACACCTTAGAATCCTCATCTGAGTGTGACTCTAATGTGGACAGTGAAGTGTCTTCACACTCGCTTCATTATCAGACAG TGATCCCTGCGGGCACTATTCAAATTGCAACTCAGGGAGAAGGCGTTCCAGGCCTGCATACGCTAACAATGAGCAATTCGGCGTCGGCAGGAGGGGCGATTGTACAGTACGCACAGGGGCAAGACACACAATTCTTCGTTCCAG GACACGGTGTCGTTGTAGAAGATGCAGCCAGAAAAAGAGAACTTAGGCTTCTCAAAAACAG AGAGGCAGCCCGGGAGTGTAGAAGAAAAAAGAAGGAGTACATAAAGTGTTTAGAAAATCGCGTGGCAGTGTTGGAGAACAGAAATCAGACTTTGATCGACGAGCTCAAATCGTTAAAGGAACTTTATCAGCAGAAAAGTGACTGA
- the LOC117178318 gene encoding cAMP-responsive element modulator isoform X8 translates to MFSALFLPRRRFPAMESMVEENGSAVDQLSQGSQSGDAAPTIATSVQSLIRNHQQQTHHLVASTSIVQLTLPSLGTTQIQSVIQPNQQSVIQTATNIQPVALSKGNVILVKPNSVIQTTGGLQTLQVVDAGSDDESYSDEESPKKRRDILTRRPSYRKILNDLGGGEIVIPAGTIQIATQGEGVPGLHTLTMSNSASAGGAIVQYAQGQDTQFFVPGHGVVVEDAARKRELRLLKNREAARECRRKKKEYIKCLENRVAVLENRNQTLIDELKSLKELYQQKSD, encoded by the exons ATGTTCAGCGCGCTGTTCTT GCCTCGAAGACGTTTCCCGGCTATGGAAAGCATGGTCGAAGAAAACGGATCAGCTGTAGATCAATTGTCACAGGGATCGCAAAGTGGCGATGCAGCTCCTACAATTGCTACATCGGTACAGTCTCTCATTAGAAATCATCAGCAGCAAACCCATCACCTGGTAGCCTCCACTAGCATTGTGCAACTGACACTCCCATCCTTAGGGACTACGCAG ATACAGTCTGTCATACAGCCCAACCAACAGTCTGTAATTCAGACAGCGACCAACATTCAACCTGTTGCCCTTTCCAAAGGAAACGTTATCCTTGTAAAACCCAACTCAGTCATTCAGACAACAGGAGGTTTACAAACTCTCCAg GTGGTGGACGCCGGGAGCGATGACGAAAGCTATTCCGACGAAGAATCTCCAAAAAAGAGGCGCGATATTCTCACAAGACGGCCGTCATACCGAAAAATTCTCAACGATTTGGGAGGTGGAGAAATAG TGATCCCTGCGGGCACTATTCAAATTGCAACTCAGGGAGAAGGCGTTCCAGGCCTGCATACGCTAACAATGAGCAATTCGGCGTCGGCAGGAGGGGCGATTGTACAGTACGCACAGGGGCAAGACACACAATTCTTCGTTCCAG GACACGGTGTCGTTGTAGAAGATGCAGCCAGAAAAAGAGAACTTAGGCTTCTCAAAAACAG AGAGGCAGCCCGGGAGTGTAGAAGAAAAAAGAAGGAGTACATAAAGTGTTTAGAAAATCGCGTGGCAGTGTTGGAGAACAGAAATCAGACTTTGATCGACGAGCTCAAATCGTTAAAGGAACTTTATCAGCAGAAAAGTGACTGA
- the LOC117178318 gene encoding cyclic AMP-responsive element-binding protein 1 isoform X3, protein MFSALFLPRRRFPAMESMVEENGSAVDQLSQGSQSGDAAPTIATSVQSLIRNHQQQTHHLVASTSIVQLTLPSLGTTQIQSVIQPNQQSVIQTATNIQPVALSKGNVILVKPNSVIQTTGGLQTLQVVDAGSDDESYSDEESPKKRRDILTRRPSYRKILNDLGGGEIEGRLHTLESSSECDSNVDSEVSSHSLHYQTVIPAGTIQIATQGEGVPGLHTLTMSNSASAGGAIVQYAQGQDTQFFVPGHGVVVEDAARKRELRLLKNREAARECRRKKKEYIKCLENRVAVLENRNQTLIDELKSLKELYQQKSD, encoded by the exons ATGTTCAGCGCGCTGTTCTT GCCTCGAAGACGTTTCCCGGCTATGGAAAGCATGGTCGAAGAAAACGGATCAGCTGTAGATCAATTGTCACAGGGATCGCAAAGTGGCGATGCAGCTCCTACAATTGCTACATCGGTACAGTCTCTCATTAGAAATCATCAGCAGCAAACCCATCACCTGGTAGCCTCCACTAGCATTGTGCAACTGACACTCCCATCCTTAGGGACTACGCAG ATACAGTCTGTCATACAGCCCAACCAACAGTCTGTAATTCAGACAGCGACCAACATTCAACCTGTTGCCCTTTCCAAAGGAAACGTTATCCTTGTAAAACCCAACTCAGTCATTCAGACAACAGGAGGTTTACAAACTCTCCAg GTGGTGGACGCCGGGAGCGATGACGAAAGCTATTCCGACGAAGAATCTCCAAAAAAGAGGCGCGATATTCTCACAAGACGGCCGTCATACCGAAAAATTCTCAACGATTTGGGAGGTGGAGAAATAG AGGGTCGATTACACACCTTAGAATCCTCATCTGAGTGTGACTCTAATGTGGACAGTGAAGTGTCTTCACACTCGCTTCATTATCAGACAG TGATCCCTGCGGGCACTATTCAAATTGCAACTCAGGGAGAAGGCGTTCCAGGCCTGCATACGCTAACAATGAGCAATTCGGCGTCGGCAGGAGGGGCGATTGTACAGTACGCACAGGGGCAAGACACACAATTCTTCGTTCCAG GACACGGTGTCGTTGTAGAAGATGCAGCCAGAAAAAGAGAACTTAGGCTTCTCAAAAACAG AGAGGCAGCCCGGGAGTGTAGAAGAAAAAAGAAGGAGTACATAAAGTGTTTAGAAAATCGCGTGGCAGTGTTGGAGAACAGAAATCAGACTTTGATCGACGAGCTCAAATCGTTAAAGGAACTTTATCAGCAGAAAAGTGACTGA
- the LOC117178318 gene encoding cyclic AMP response element-binding protein B isoform X10 translates to MFSALFLPRRRFPAMESMVEENGSAVDQLSQGSQSGDAAPTIATSVQSLIRNHQQQTHHLVASTSIVQLTLPSLGTTQIQSVIQPNQQSVIQTATNIQPVALSKGNVILVKPNSVIQTTGGLQTLQVVDAGSDDESYSDEESPKKRRDILTRRPSYRKILNDLGGGEIEGRLHTLESSSECDSNVDSEVSSHSLHYQTAYAGHGVVVEDAARKRELRLLKNREAARECRRKKKEYIKCLENRVAVLENRNQTLIDELKSLKELYQQKSD, encoded by the exons ATGTTCAGCGCGCTGTTCTT GCCTCGAAGACGTTTCCCGGCTATGGAAAGCATGGTCGAAGAAAACGGATCAGCTGTAGATCAATTGTCACAGGGATCGCAAAGTGGCGATGCAGCTCCTACAATTGCTACATCGGTACAGTCTCTCATTAGAAATCATCAGCAGCAAACCCATCACCTGGTAGCCTCCACTAGCATTGTGCAACTGACACTCCCATCCTTAGGGACTACGCAG ATACAGTCTGTCATACAGCCCAACCAACAGTCTGTAATTCAGACAGCGACCAACATTCAACCTGTTGCCCTTTCCAAAGGAAACGTTATCCTTGTAAAACCCAACTCAGTCATTCAGACAACAGGAGGTTTACAAACTCTCCAg GTGGTGGACGCCGGGAGCGATGACGAAAGCTATTCCGACGAAGAATCTCCAAAAAAGAGGCGCGATATTCTCACAAGACGGCCGTCATACCGAAAAATTCTCAACGATTTGGGAGGTGGAGAAATAG AGGGTCGATTACACACCTTAGAATCCTCATCTGAGTGTGACTCTAATGTGGACAGTGAAGTGTCTTCACACTCGCTTCATTATCAGACAG CGTACGCAGGACACGGTGTCGTTGTAGAAGATGCAGCCAGAAAAAGAGAACTTAGGCTTCTCAAAAACAG AGAGGCAGCCCGGGAGTGTAGAAGAAAAAAGAAGGAGTACATAAAGTGTTTAGAAAATCGCGTGGCAGTGTTGGAGAACAGAAATCAGACTTTGATCGACGAGCTCAAATCGTTAAAGGAACTTTATCAGCAGAAAAGTGACTGA
- the LOC117178318 gene encoding cyclic AMP-responsive element-binding protein 1 isoform X7, producing the protein MFSALFLPRRRFPAMESMVEENGSAVDQLSQGSQSGDAAPTIATSIQSVIQPNQQSVIQTATNIQPVALSKGNVILVKPNSVIQTTGGLQTLQVVDAGSDDESYSDEESPKKRRDILTRRPSYRKILNDLGGGEIEGRLHTLESSSECDSNVDSEVSSHSLHYQTVIPAGTIQIATQGEGVPGLHTLTMSNSASAGGAIVQYAQGQDTQFFVPAYAGHGVVVEDAARKRELRLLKNREAARECRRKKKEYIKCLENRVAVLENRNQTLIDELKSLKELYQQKSD; encoded by the exons ATGTTCAGCGCGCTGTTCTT GCCTCGAAGACGTTTCCCGGCTATGGAAAGCATGGTCGAAGAAAACGGATCAGCTGTAGATCAATTGTCACAGGGATCGCAAAGTGGCGATGCAGCTCCTACAATTGCTACATCG ATACAGTCTGTCATACAGCCCAACCAACAGTCTGTAATTCAGACAGCGACCAACATTCAACCTGTTGCCCTTTCCAAAGGAAACGTTATCCTTGTAAAACCCAACTCAGTCATTCAGACAACAGGAGGTTTACAAACTCTCCAg GTGGTGGACGCCGGGAGCGATGACGAAAGCTATTCCGACGAAGAATCTCCAAAAAAGAGGCGCGATATTCTCACAAGACGGCCGTCATACCGAAAAATTCTCAACGATTTGGGAGGTGGAGAAATAG AGGGTCGATTACACACCTTAGAATCCTCATCTGAGTGTGACTCTAATGTGGACAGTGAAGTGTCTTCACACTCGCTTCATTATCAGACAG TGATCCCTGCGGGCACTATTCAAATTGCAACTCAGGGAGAAGGCGTTCCAGGCCTGCATACGCTAACAATGAGCAATTCGGCGTCGGCAGGAGGGGCGATTGTACAGTACGCACAGGGGCAAGACACACAATTCTTCGTTCCAG CGTACGCAGGACACGGTGTCGTTGTAGAAGATGCAGCCAGAAAAAGAGAACTTAGGCTTCTCAAAAACAG AGAGGCAGCCCGGGAGTGTAGAAGAAAAAAGAAGGAGTACATAAAGTGTTTAGAAAATCGCGTGGCAGTGTTGGAGAACAGAAATCAGACTTTGATCGACGAGCTCAAATCGTTAAAGGAACTTTATCAGCAGAAAAGTGACTGA